A stretch of Gemmatimonadaceae bacterium DNA encodes these proteins:
- a CDS encoding histidine kinase yields the protein MTDTLPRRRTPARGTALDSELLEAELRLRTALELHDGILQTLTGATLQIAAARKLVRTDPGAAERILTDLGRSVSAEQQEMRLFVDEVKGDTPAWADERLDAHARIAALLDRVSAIWGVEATVDAQLDGCWPRETLRCVLRIVQEATANAARHGAARSVAVTVAPDGADIDIRVVDDGHGFPFHGAFDHETLRDKRLGPVSLKYRVESAGGRMSIESTPRGSTVSVRIPVEEPRRA from the coding sequence GTGACTGATACACTGCCCCGCCGCCGGACACCGGCCCGCGGGACCGCGCTCGACAGCGAACTGCTCGAAGCCGAGCTCCGATTGCGCACGGCGCTGGAGTTGCACGACGGCATTCTGCAGACGCTCACCGGCGCGACGCTGCAGATCGCCGCCGCCCGGAAGCTGGTGCGCACCGATCCCGGGGCCGCCGAGCGCATTCTCACGGACCTGGGGCGCAGCGTGTCGGCCGAGCAGCAGGAGATGCGGCTGTTCGTGGACGAGGTGAAGGGCGACACGCCGGCGTGGGCCGACGAGCGCCTCGACGCCCACGCCCGGATTGCCGCCCTGCTCGACCGCGTGTCGGCGATCTGGGGCGTCGAGGCTACCGTCGACGCGCAGCTGGACGGCTGCTGGCCGCGCGAAACGCTGCGGTGCGTGCTGCGCATCGTTCAGGAGGCCACGGCCAACGCCGCCCGCCACGGCGCGGCGCGTTCCGTGGCGGTGACCGTGGCCCCCGACGGTGCCGACATCGACATCCGCGTGGTGGACGATGGGCACGGGTTTCCCTTTCACGGGGCGTTCGATCACGAAACGCTGCGCGACAAGCGGCTGGGCCCGGTGAGTCTCAAATACCGAGTGGAGAGCGCCGGGGGGCGCATGTCGATCGAGTCCACGCCGCGCGGCTCCACGGTGAGCGTGCGCATCCCGGTCGAGGAGCCCCGCCGAGCATGA
- a CDS encoding response regulator transcription factor, with amino-acid sequence MTLRLVLADDHRVVLHGLEALLSLEPDLTVCALCTDGLEAVEAVELHRPDVLVTDLSMPRCSGLEAHRRLRERGIRIPTIVLAATLGDDTLVECIRASVEGIILKESAASVLVDAIRAVARGDGWIPAPLATRVLRIMGNDQRRRGLELTPRERAVVMRVAGGKSNKHIAAELDIAESTVKLHLRNAYAKLGVSNRVQLTLVARERGVV; translated from the coding sequence ATGACGCTGCGCCTGGTGCTCGCCGACGACCATCGCGTGGTTCTGCACGGCCTGGAAGCTCTGCTCTCCCTGGAGCCAGACCTGACGGTGTGCGCCCTGTGCACCGACGGGCTCGAAGCGGTGGAGGCCGTGGAACTGCACCGGCCCGACGTGCTGGTGACGGACCTCTCGATGCCGCGGTGCAGCGGGCTGGAAGCCCACCGGCGGCTGCGCGAGCGCGGGATCCGGATCCCCACGATCGTTCTGGCCGCCACGCTGGGCGACGACACACTGGTGGAGTGCATTCGCGCGTCGGTGGAGGGGATCATTCTGAAGGAGTCGGCGGCGTCGGTGTTGGTGGACGCGATTCGCGCCGTGGCGCGCGGCGACGGCTGGATTCCCGCGCCGCTTGCCACGCGGGTCCTCAGAATCATGGGCAACGACCAGCGGCGGCGCGGACTGGAACTCACGCCGAGGGAACGGGCGGTGGTGATGCGGGTGGCCGGCGGGAAGTCGAACAAGCACATCGCCGCCGAGCTGGATATCGCCGAGAGCACGGTGAAGCTTCACCTGCGGAATGCGTACGCCAAGTTGGGCGTGTCGAACCGGGTGCAGCTCACGCTGGTGGCCCGCGAACGCGGCGTGGTGTAG